Proteins from one Sabethes cyaneus chromosome 2, idSabCyanKW18_F2, whole genome shotgun sequence genomic window:
- the LOC128733547 gene encoding zinc finger protein 449-like: protein MSGTRNKNVRPDELQALLQACIDVGVEAARQDVGRTGHLFYDVQQRMSHYGDFPERKLYRLQKYYYRVQREFLAGKLDPYPPEARVLWGKAEHADADDPDNDDRWSALIESTVKRKQCHSYVSYEELREIITLARQTNVENLPIDTHDYVFEKMVSMLKEKKMFLNRNAAMLKQVYFRLRKRFLKGKTADFPPEAAKLWASETEGEVGIKFEIVCSDNESESLSQVFDLEISAEVPETAVDSHNVCRICQAQPLSDCKDLLQDTYNSQTYGEIIQETIQVQILCDGQISSKICLECSKFVESMLIFVQQCREACNISSSLKFDACFVEEDYMAEQGADHTADTAVEYLIEKVEPEIDENSLNEQQSPAPADDFFKAEPEAIPDCTEQTMSDQQKYSEFIQSRPSKHRQKKKQCHFCGKSVRDLAIHLTRHGEAKLQCEFCPRKFPNSNQLRVHVNTHTKKYSYPCRVGSCDRVFYNWTTRKNHEQTHDSKFNCKECDASYAYKSQLSIHVRQKHKGIRHLACPHCSFRTFIKSRLLNHVRSIHTSERPYRCTYCESTSNSSTGYYIHFQRHKKSGEAKEYSILCAYCGLQFSKDVALETHICQEHPDVAVVI from the exons ATGTCCGGTACGCGCAACAAAAACGTGAGGCCGGATGAGCTTCAAGCGCTACTGCAGGCCTGTATCGATGTCGGGGTCGAAGCAGCTCGACAGGATGTGGGCCGAACCGGGCATCTCTTCTACGATGTTCAACAGCGTATGTCGCACTACGGAGATTTCCCCGAGCGTAAGCTCTACAGGCTCCAGAAGTATTACTATCGCGTTCAGCGAGAGTTTCTCGCTGGAAAATTAGACCCGTACCCGCCGGAAGCACGAGTGCTGTGGGGAAAGGCCGAACATGCAGATGCAGATG ATCCCGACAATGATGACCGTTGGTCTGCGTTAATCGAAAGTACAGTGAAACGCAAGCAGTGTCATTCGTATGTGTCATACGAGGAATTACGGGAAATTATTACACTGGCTCGGCAAACAAATGTAGAAAACCTTCCGATAGACACGCATGATTATGTGTTCGAAAAAATGGTTTCCATgctgaaagagaaaaaaatgtttcttAATCGGAAtgcagcaatgttaaagcaagtTTATTTCCGACTGCGAAAACGGTTTCTGAAGGGTAAAACTGCTGACTTTCCACCGGAGGCTGCTAAGCTTTGGGCTTCAGAAACGGAAGGAGAAGTCggtattaaatttgaaattgtatGTTCGGACAATGAGAGCGAATCACTATCCCAAGTTTTCGATCTTGAAATTTCTGCGGAGGTTCCAGAAACAGCAGTGGATAGTCATAACGTCTGTAGGATCTGCCAGGCGCAGCCGCTTTCAGACTGTAAAGATTTATTGCAAGATACGTACAATAGCCAAACTTATGGGGAAATCATACAGGAAACTATTCAAGTACAGATTCTTTGTGACGGCCAAATAAGCAGTAAAATATGTTTGGAATGCTCCAAATTCGTCGAAAGTATGTTGATCTTTGTTCAGCAATGTCGGGAGGCATGTAACATTTCAAGTTCCTTGAAATTTGATGCATGTTTCGTAGAAGAAGATTACATGGCTGAGCAGGGCGCCGATCACACAGCTGATACCGCCGTGGAGTACTTGATTGAAAAAGTAGAGCccgaaattgatgaaaattcgcTAAATGAACAACAAAGTCCCGCTCCTGCAGACGACTTTTTCAAAGCAGAGCCAGAAGCAATTCCGGATTGCACAGAGCAAACAATGAGCGATCAGCAGAAATATAGCGAATTTATTCAGAGCCGACCATCGAAGCACaggcagaaaaagaaacagTGCCATTTTTGCGGCAAATCCGTACGTGATCTTGCCATCCATCTGACCAGACACGGTGAAGCCAAACTACAGTGTGAATTTTGTCCCCGAAAGTTTCCCAACAGTAACCAGTTGAGAGTGCACGTTAATACTCACACGAAGAAGTACAGCTATCCCTGTCGGGTTGGAAGCTGTGATCGAGTGTTTTACAATTGgactacgcgaaaaaatcacGAG CAAACGCATGATTCCAAATTTAACTGCAAGGAATGCGATGCATCGTACGCCTACAAAAGCCAGCTGAGTATCCACGTCCGACAGAAGCACAAAGGAATCCGACATTTGGCCTGTCCACATTGTTCGTTTAGAACATTTATCAA ATCCCGGTTGCTGAACCACGTTCGAAGCATTCACACCAGCGAGCGGCCCTATCGGTGCACGTACTGCGAGAGTACGTCTAACAGTTCCACTGGCTATTACATTCACTTTCAGCGACACAAAAAGAGTGGTGAAGCAAAGGAGTATTCGATTCTCTGCGCCTACTGTGGGCTGCAGTTTAGCAAAGATGTGGCTCTCGAAACGCACATCTGTCAAGAGCATCCGGATGTGGCTGTCGTTATCTGA